A genome region from Bacillota bacterium includes the following:
- a CDS encoding ABC transporter permease, whose translation MSDEATRTPDATPDHNSQERRRAGLGYTWYLFRRNRLTVAGTAVVLLLILVALAAPWLAPYPGDAGTDVHPERALLTPSREHPFGTDELGRDLFSRVLFGSRISLTVGVIAIGLALLIGVPVGLAAGFFGGTVDEVLMRVCDVFMSFPPLLLSVAICAMLGPSLTNVMISIGIAWWPWYSRLIRGQALSVRERGFVEAARAAGVKPWVVIWRHILPNTMAPVVVQASMDFGGVILTAASLGFLGMGAQPPTPEWGLLVSIGRNFFLNQWWYVTFPGLAIFVAVLAFNLVGDGIREISDPRTREA comes from the coding sequence ATGAGCGACGAGGCAACGCGCACTCCGGACGCCACACCGGATCACAACAGTCAAGAGCGCAGGAGGGCGGGGCTCGGCTATACGTGGTACCTTTTCCGGCGCAACCGCCTGACGGTGGCCGGCACGGCGGTGGTGCTGCTGCTTATCCTGGTGGCGCTGGCCGCCCCCTGGCTGGCGCCCTATCCAGGGGATGCCGGTACCGACGTGCATCCGGAGAGGGCCCTGCTTACGCCCAGCCGGGAGCACCCGTTTGGCACGGACGAACTGGGGCGCGACCTGTTCAGCCGGGTATTGTTTGGCTCCCGCATATCCCTGACGGTGGGGGTCATTGCCATCGGGCTGGCCCTGCTCATCGGGGTGCCCGTCGGCCTGGCGGCCGGGTTCTTCGGGGGAACGGTGGACGAGGTGCTCATGCGGGTGTGCGACGTGTTCATGAGCTTTCCGCCCTTGTTACTGTCGGTGGCCATATGCGCCATGCTGGGTCCCAGCCTGACCAACGTCATGATTTCTATCGGCATAGCGTGGTGGCCCTGGTACAGCCGCCTCATCCGGGGCCAGGCCCTCTCGGTGAGGGAGCGGGGGTTCGTGGAGGCCGCCCGCGCGGCGGGGGTCAAGCCCTGGGTGGTTATCTGGCGCCACATCCTGCCCAATACCATGGCTCCGGTGGTGGTGCAGGCCTCCATGGACTTCGGCGGGGTGATCCTCACTGCGGCGTCTTTAGGGTTCCTGGGGATGGGGGCGCAGCCCCCTACGCCTGAGTGGGGGCTGCTGGTGAGCATCGGGCGCAACTTCTTTCTTAACCAGTGGTGGTATGTTACTTTCCCCGGCCTGGCCATATTTGTGGCCGTGCTGGCATTCAACCTGGTGGGAGACGGGATCAGGGAGATTTCCGATCCCCGCACACGGGAGGCGTAG
- a CDS encoding ABC transporter permease has protein sequence MRAYIVRRLLLGVAVLCGVTLVTFFIARVIPSDPAARWVGGHPTAEQIARARVELGLDKPLYVQYLRYMGDLLRGEWGRSIRTHRPVIADIRAFLPASLELILSGMLIAVAVGVPMGILSATRKDRLPDHGARLLSIGAVSVPTFWLAMLLQLLFFGYLGILPLGGRVDTVVRLTYPIHRITGSYLLDSLLTGNWPVFSNALSHMVLPAVTMAAYPLGLITRMTRSSLLEVMSEEYIVVPRAYGIPRPVVYYRYALKNALGPTITVLGLTFAYSLAETFLVESVFNWPGLGQYASQSILSADYPAIMGVTIVVACTYVIVNLVVDLILAWLDPRIRLEG, from the coding sequence TTGAGAGCGTATATTGTTCGCAGGTTGCTGCTGGGAGTTGCGGTATTATGTGGGGTGACACTGGTGACCTTCTTCATCGCCAGGGTCATCCCCTCCGACCCCGCGGCGCGCTGGGTGGGAGGCCACCCCACCGCGGAGCAGATTGCCCGCGCCCGGGTAGAGCTGGGCCTGGACAAGCCGCTGTACGTGCAGTACCTGCGCTACATGGGGGACCTGTTGCGGGGGGAGTGGGGCAGGTCCATCCGCACCCACCGGCCGGTCATCGCGGATATTCGCGCCTTCCTGCCCGCCTCGCTGGAGCTCATACTGAGCGGCATGTTGATCGCCGTGGCGGTGGGGGTGCCGATGGGCATCCTTTCCGCCACCCGCAAGGATAGGCTGCCCGATCACGGTGCCCGGCTGCTGTCCATCGGGGCGGTTTCGGTGCCCACCTTCTGGCTGGCCATGCTGCTGCAATTGCTCTTTTTCGGCTACCTTGGGATTCTACCCCTGGGGGGCCGGGTGGACACCGTGGTGCGGCTCACCTATCCCATCCACCGCATCACCGGGTCGTATTTGCTGGACTCCCTCCTTACGGGTAACTGGCCGGTATTCAGCAACGCCCTCAGCCACATGGTGCTGCCGGCCGTCACCATGGCCGCATACCCCCTGGGGCTCATCACCAGGATGACCCGCTCCTCTCTCCTCGAGGTGATGAGCGAGGAGTACATCGTGGTGCCACGGGCGTACGGCATCCCGCGCCCGGTGGTGTATTACCGGTACGCCCTCAAGAACGCGCTGGGGCCCACCATTACCGTACTGGGGCTCACCTTCGCGTATTCCCTGGCGGAGACGTTCCTGGTGGAAAGCGTCTTCAACTGGCCAGGGTTGGGGCAGTACGCTTCCCAGTCCATCCTCTCGGCGGACTACCCCGCCATCATGGGAGTCACCATCGTGGTGGCATGTACCTACGTGATTGTCAACCTGGTGGTTGACCTCATCCTGGCCTGGCTCGATCCGCGCATCCGGCTGGAGGGATGA
- a CDS encoding alanine--glyoxylate aminotransferase family protein codes for MLQRQCLMIPGPTPVPARAALAEAAPMINHRGPEFGALLGEVTDGLRRVFMTGHTVLVFPAAGTGAMEAVAANLVGPGERVLVAVAGEFGARFAEIMRVAGAGVRTLEFAWGTAVDPGSVREALEADPSIGMVVVTHNETSTGVTMDLPAIRAAIPRDDVLFVVDAISSVGAIELRTDDWGIDVVVGASQKGLMAPPGLAVVSVSPRAWDRANRTTCRSVYWSFGAARRFLERPTPQTPYTPAVSLLYALRESLRMLESEGLESVLRRHATVARAVRAGVRALGLGTLARDECASHTVTAVTVPSWLDGQKLLGLLREKYGVILAGGQGPLAGRVFRIGHVGQVSWQDVVVTLAALEMACLDLGAEVERGRAVAAAEEVFGWEG; via the coding sequence ATGTTGCAAAGGCAGTGTCTCATGATCCCGGGGCCGACGCCGGTGCCGGCGCGGGCGGCGCTGGCCGAAGCGGCACCCATGATCAACCACCGGGGTCCCGAGTTCGGTGCCCTGCTCGGGGAAGTGACGGACGGACTGAGACGCGTGTTCATGACGGGCCATACCGTGCTGGTGTTCCCCGCCGCCGGTACCGGGGCCATGGAGGCGGTGGCCGCCAATCTGGTGGGACCGGGGGAGCGGGTGCTGGTGGCGGTGGCCGGCGAGTTCGGAGCGCGTTTTGCCGAAATCATGCGGGTGGCCGGCGCCGGCGTCCGCACCCTGGAGTTCGCGTGGGGGACTGCGGTCGACCCCGGGTCCGTGCGCGAGGCGCTGGAGGCGGATCCGTCCATCGGGATGGTGGTGGTGACCCACAACGAGACTTCTACCGGGGTGACCATGGACCTTCCCGCCATCAGGGCTGCCATTCCCCGGGACGACGTGCTGTTCGTGGTGGATGCCATCAGTTCGGTGGGCGCCATCGAGCTGCGCACGGACGATTGGGGCATCGACGTGGTGGTGGGAGCCTCCCAAAAGGGTCTCATGGCTCCGCCCGGCCTGGCCGTGGTGTCCGTGAGTCCCCGGGCGTGGGACAGGGCGAACCGGACCACCTGCCGCAGCGTTTACTGGAGTTTCGGGGCGGCGCGGCGCTTCCTGGAACGCCCCACGCCCCAAACGCCCTACACCCCGGCCGTGTCCCTGCTGTATGCCCTGCGGGAGTCGTTGCGGATGCTCGAATCCGAGGGCCTGGAGAGCGTGCTCCGCCGTCATGCCACCGTGGCCCGGGCCGTGCGCGCGGGGGTGCGCGCCCTGGGGCTCGGGACCCTGGCCCGCGACGAGTGCGCTTCCCACACCGTGACCGCGGTCACGGTGCCGTCATGGCTCGACGGGCAGAAGCTCCTCGGCCTCCTTCGGGAGAAGTACGGGGTGATCCTGGCCGGGGGCCAGGGACCGCTGGCCGGGCGTGTGTTCCGCATCGGTCACGTGGGCCAGGTGAGCTGGCAGGATGTGGTGGTGACGCTGGCCGCGCTGGAAATGGCCTGCCTGGATCTGGGGGCAGAGGTTGAACGCGGCCGGGCTGTGGCTGCTGCCGAAGAAGTGTTCGGCTGGGAAGGGTGA
- a CDS encoding ABC transporter ATP-binding protein yields the protein MERFLTAPGAPAATDETLASDLMSIRDLKVGFRVYGGTVQAVDLHYLSLGAGEVLALVGETGCGKSVTARAILRLLPPGKAVVSGSILFRGEDLLQKGEREMDRMRGKEISMVFQDPMSAFNPVFPVGDVMVRAIRLHQGLGAREARERAVEMFRLVRLPRPEATLRLYPHELSGGMRQRVMIAMALSCRPSLLIADEPTTALDVTIQAQILRLLVELRQQVRAAVIFITHNLGVVAEIAERVAVMYAGDVVEWGPVEDIFCHPTHPYTCLLLAAIPRRGGRGRLKVIGGEVPNALRLPPGCRFAPRCPRAQEVCGRERPLLMIRGSRAVACHFPGEGAP from the coding sequence TTGGAGCGGTTCCTCACGGCACCTGGTGCACCTGCGGCAACGGATGAGACCCTGGCCAGCGATCTCATGTCCATCCGGGATCTGAAGGTGGGTTTCCGCGTTTACGGCGGCACCGTCCAGGCGGTTGACCTGCACTACCTGTCCCTGGGAGCGGGTGAGGTGCTGGCCCTGGTGGGCGAGACCGGCTGCGGCAAGTCGGTGACGGCACGCGCCATCCTGCGCCTGCTGCCGCCCGGTAAAGCGGTGGTTTCGGGCAGCATCCTCTTCCGCGGGGAGGATCTCCTGCAAAAAGGTGAGCGGGAGATGGATCGCATGCGGGGCAAGGAGATATCGATGGTTTTCCAGGACCCCATGTCCGCCTTCAACCCCGTTTTCCCCGTGGGTGACGTCATGGTGAGGGCCATCCGCCTTCACCAGGGCCTGGGCGCGAGGGAGGCCCGGGAGCGGGCGGTCGAGATGTTCCGTCTGGTGCGCCTTCCCCGTCCGGAGGCCACCCTGCGCCTGTACCCCCACGAACTGAGCGGCGGCATGCGGCAGCGGGTGATGATCGCGATGGCCCTCTCGTGCCGGCCGTCGCTGCTCATAGCGGACGAACCCACCACCGCCCTGGATGTGACGATTCAGGCCCAGATCCTGCGGCTGCTGGTGGAACTGAGGCAGCAGGTGAGGGCGGCAGTCATATTCATCACTCACAACCTGGGGGTGGTGGCCGAGATCGCGGAGAGGGTGGCGGTGATGTATGCCGGAGACGTGGTGGAGTGGGGGCCGGTCGAGGACATCTTCTGTCATCCGACCCACCCCTACACCTGCTTGTTGCTGGCGGCAATTCCGCGCCGGGGCGGCCGGGGTAGGCTCAAGGTGATCGGGGGCGAGGTGCCCAATGCCCTGCGTTTGCCCCCTGGTTGTCGCTTCGCTCCCCGGTGCCCGCGGGCGCAAGAGGTGTGCGGCCGCGAGCGGCCGCTCCTGATGATCCGGGGTAGTCGGGCGGTGGCCTGCCACTTTCCGGGGGAGGGAGCCCCATGA
- a CDS encoding aminopeptidase gives MDAVDVMAGARRALQVCLGVKPGEVVAVVCDAPSLELGQAFRRAARELGAEPVLVLMEVRNRDGEEPPAAVAAAMAHAHVVVMPTTFSLSHTSARREACARGARVASMPGITADMMARVLPADYHLVARRATTLADLLTRAGRARIVSAGGTGVTMSLAGRVGHADTGLYLTPGSFGNLPAGEAYIAPVEGTAEGVVVIDGSLLDVRVDQPVRVWLEGGRAVRIEGGRVAAELRRLMEEVGEGAANLAELGIGTNDLATVSGNVLEDEKVLGTVHVAFGDNASMGGHVQVPLHVDGIIMSPTLFLDGEVILRAGVLAEMSGWA, from the coding sequence ATGGATGCGGTGGACGTGATGGCAGGAGCCCGGCGGGCCCTCCAGGTGTGCCTGGGGGTGAAGCCGGGCGAGGTGGTGGCGGTGGTCTGCGACGCGCCCAGCCTCGAATTGGGGCAAGCATTTCGCCGGGCTGCCCGGGAACTGGGTGCGGAGCCGGTTCTGGTGCTCATGGAGGTGCGCAACCGGGACGGGGAGGAGCCGCCCGCCGCGGTGGCCGCTGCCATGGCTCACGCGCACGTGGTGGTGATGCCCACCACCTTTTCCCTGTCCCACACTTCCGCCCGACGGGAGGCCTGTGCGCGCGGGGCCCGCGTCGCCTCTATGCCGGGGATAACGGCGGATATGATGGCCAGGGTGCTCCCCGCCGACTACCACCTGGTGGCCCGGCGAGCGACGACGCTGGCCGACCTCCTCACCCGGGCGGGGAGGGCCCGCATCGTGAGTGCCGGTGGTACCGGCGTCACCATGTCTCTGGCCGGGCGGGTGGGTCATGCCGACACCGGGCTTTACCTGACCCCCGGGAGCTTCGGGAACCTGCCCGCCGGAGAGGCCTACATCGCCCCGGTGGAGGGAACGGCCGAGGGTGTGGTGGTGATCGATGGATCTCTGCTGGACGTGCGAGTGGATCAACCCGTGCGGGTATGGCTGGAAGGTGGCCGCGCGGTGCGGATCGAGGGCGGCCGGGTGGCCGCCGAACTGAGGCGGCTCATGGAAGAGGTGGGCGAGGGAGCTGCCAACCTTGCGGAGCTGGGGATCGGTACCAACGACCTGGCCACGGTGAGCGGGAACGTGCTCGAGGACGAAAAAGTCCTGGGTACGGTTCACGTGGCCTTCGGGGACAACGCCAGCATGGGCGGGCACGTGCAGGTTCCCCTGCACGTCGACGGCATCATCATGTCACCTACCCTTTTCCTGGACGGAGAGGTCATTCTGCGCGCCGGAGTCCTGGCGGAGATGTCCGGGTGGGCGTGA
- a CDS encoding DUF917 domain-containing protein translates to MRKLEIQEARDVLDGCALLATGGGGDPSLGWEMVRREHEAGQVFWLASPQELPDDASTCSVYFTGSTAPKSPEASARFARLPRPQELPAYLAMRALERHLGRPFAALVSIEYGGLNTAVGMAVAARAGIPLLDADAAGRAVPDLQFSTYYLQGLPIYPLALCTDFGEPVVIERVVDDFRAEDLVRAVAVASGGMVATADHPARVGQLRAGGVIPGALTRALAVGRARREAWEAGRDPVEAVVRTGGGELLFRGVVRTDPRWEDREGFLFGEMELEGTGAWAGSRYRIWFKNENIISWKDGHVDVTVPDLICVLRQEDGSPILNPHAPAGTEVAVVGFPAPREWLNERGLGILVPRFFGFDVDWDPGRFARQG, encoded by the coding sequence TTGCGCAAGCTGGAGATCCAGGAAGCCAGGGACGTGCTGGATGGTTGTGCCCTGCTCGCCACCGGCGGCGGGGGAGATCCCTCCCTGGGGTGGGAGATGGTGCGGCGCGAGCACGAGGCGGGACAGGTGTTCTGGTTGGCCTCGCCACAGGAGTTGCCGGATGACGCCTCCACCTGCTCGGTGTACTTCACGGGTTCCACGGCTCCCAAAAGCCCGGAGGCATCCGCCCGCTTCGCCCGGTTGCCACGGCCCCAAGAGCTGCCCGCATACCTGGCCATGCGCGCCCTGGAGCGGCACCTGGGCCGTCCGTTTGCTGCCCTGGTGTCCATTGAGTACGGCGGGCTTAACACGGCGGTGGGGATGGCCGTGGCCGCCCGGGCCGGGATTCCCCTCCTGGACGCCGATGCCGCGGGTCGGGCTGTTCCCGACCTGCAGTTCTCCACGTACTACCTGCAGGGGCTGCCTATCTACCCGCTGGCCCTGTGCACCGATTTCGGGGAACCCGTGGTCATCGAGCGGGTGGTGGACGATTTCCGGGCGGAAGACCTGGTGCGGGCCGTCGCCGTGGCCAGCGGGGGGATGGTGGCTACGGCGGATCACCCCGCTCGGGTGGGGCAGTTGCGAGCGGGCGGGGTGATCCCGGGGGCACTGACGCGGGCCCTGGCGGTGGGACGGGCGCGGCGCGAAGCCTGGGAGGCGGGCCGGGATCCTGTGGAGGCGGTGGTGCGGACCGGCGGAGGGGAACTCCTGTTCCGGGGTGTGGTGCGCACCGATCCCCGCTGGGAAGACAGGGAAGGTTTCCTGTTCGGGGAGATGGAACTCGAGGGTACCGGTGCTTGGGCGGGTAGCAGGTACCGCATCTGGTTCAAGAACGAAAACATCATCTCCTGGAAGGACGGGCACGTGGACGTCACCGTTCCCGATCTCATCTGCGTGCTCCGCCAGGAAGACGGCAGCCCGATCCTCAATCCTCATGCCCCGGCGGGGACGGAGGTGGCGGTGGTCGGATTCCCCGCTCCCCGGGAGTGGCTCAACGAGCGGGGGCTGGGTATCCTGGTTCCTCGCTTCTTCGGGTTCGACGTGGACTGGGATCCCGGCCGGTTCGCCCGGCAGGGGTAG
- a CDS encoding aminopeptidase — MGAYEFELSAAAGKLVRESLRVKPGEVVAITADTLSDEEVVRATAAAVLDSGGKPLVLKVATPRGVGKAADPDLPVEALARAVASSQAWVEYNLQWLLYSGVYEHATAANPELRYLCLCGMTADLMVRAVGRVDTAALRRFLEKVRDLTSRATSVRITTPAGTEVSFQNVGPDHFISCDWGDASTPGVWMLAGQVGWSPRLETVEGTIVFDGSLCPPLGILKAPISLEIREGRIVSIAGGPQAEEFRAWLESFRDPNMLRLGHVCYGFNPGARLTGNVLEDERVWGCTEWGIGYMSPIDVPPDGIRAASHCDGICLNSSVWLDGVQILDRGRVVGPELEDLGRAARGG; from the coding sequence ATGGGCGCCTACGAATTTGAGTTGAGCGCGGCCGCCGGGAAGCTGGTACGGGAGTCCCTGCGGGTCAAGCCGGGGGAAGTGGTGGCCATCACGGCGGACACGCTGAGTGACGAGGAGGTGGTGCGGGCCACGGCCGCCGCGGTGCTGGATTCGGGGGGCAAGCCCCTGGTCCTGAAAGTGGCGACTCCCCGCGGGGTGGGTAAGGCGGCCGACCCCGACCTTCCCGTAGAAGCTCTGGCCCGGGCGGTGGCATCCTCCCAGGCCTGGGTGGAGTATAACCTCCAGTGGCTGCTGTATTCGGGGGTATACGAGCATGCTACGGCCGCCAACCCGGAACTGCGCTACCTGTGCCTGTGCGGCATGACTGCGGACCTCATGGTGAGGGCTGTCGGTCGCGTGGACACGGCCGCCCTGCGTCGCTTCCTGGAGAAGGTGCGCGACCTGACCTCCCGGGCCACCAGTGTGCGGATCACCACCCCTGCCGGCACGGAGGTGTCATTCCAGAACGTGGGGCCTGACCACTTCATCAGTTGTGACTGGGGAGATGCGTCCACCCCCGGCGTGTGGATGCTGGCCGGGCAGGTAGGCTGGTCCCCCCGGCTGGAGACGGTGGAAGGAACCATCGTGTTCGACGGGTCGCTGTGCCCGCCTCTGGGCATTCTCAAGGCGCCGATTTCCCTCGAGATACGGGAGGGCCGCATAGTCTCCATCGCGGGTGGCCCCCAGGCGGAGGAGTTCCGGGCCTGGCTGGAATCCTTCCGGGATCCCAATATGCTCCGGCTCGGCCACGTCTGCTACGGGTTTAACCCTGGGGCCAGGCTCACGGGAAACGTGCTGGAAGACGAGCGGGTGTGGGGGTGCACGGAGTGGGGCATCGGTTACATGAGCCCCATTGATGTCCCGCCCGACGGCATCCGGGCCGCCTCGCACTGCGACGGGATATGCCTCAATTCATCTGTGTGGCTGGATGGGGTCCAGATCCTGGACCGGGGCCGGGTGGTGGGCCCGGAACTGGAGGATCTGGGCAGAGCTGCGCGGGGCGGGTGA
- a CDS encoding aspartate/glutamate racemase family protein yields the protein MARYLFVNPVGTDVWDAQDEAYLRSLVAPGDEVRVASLRYGPPAVDRETRLVEAEYGVAALLDALAEAGGAPERGPGRDAYDAVVINCCADPGLAPGRELLACPVLGAGETALALAPLFGEGVAVLAPDETAAVMFRRYVRRLGLQGTVGGVYPLGVAVADLERQPDRTVECAVRAALRAHEEANAQVMVLGCTGLAPLAPRVAAVLEGMGLVVLEPMALAFRAAQVLARLGLSHYRGGLYAPYREPRVGRIQGCGAEGTSGPGEQAGVFAGGPGGRIGGDPDPVDVLLVNPVVSPGLLSWVPEYARTVLPPWTRANVKDISAGPRCIETFYQEACARPGVVRAARGEGGAFDVSVVNCFADPAVLALRESTGRPAIGLAEASCRLALLLGHRFGVVSTGRNAGPWAELQVREMGLTHRLAGAVGIDIGVLELSSDEAVTAEAILSEARNLVGRGAEVIVLGCGAMAKMAHAVAERLDVPVLEPLAVALNLADLVGRARPWRKR from the coding sequence GTGGCCAGGTACCTTTTTGTCAATCCCGTGGGGACGGACGTCTGGGACGCCCAGGATGAGGCATACCTCCGTTCCCTCGTCGCACCCGGGGACGAGGTACGGGTGGCCAGCCTGAGGTACGGGCCCCCGGCGGTGGACAGGGAGACGAGGCTGGTGGAGGCCGAGTACGGGGTAGCGGCGTTGCTGGACGCTCTGGCGGAGGCGGGCGGGGCACCGGAACGGGGCCCGGGCAGAGACGCGTATGACGCCGTGGTCATCAACTGCTGCGCCGACCCCGGCCTGGCCCCCGGCCGCGAACTCCTCGCCTGTCCGGTGCTGGGGGCGGGCGAGACGGCCCTGGCCCTGGCTCCCCTTTTCGGGGAAGGGGTGGCGGTGCTGGCTCCCGACGAGACCGCCGCGGTCATGTTCCGCCGTTACGTGCGTCGCCTGGGTCTGCAGGGGACGGTGGGCGGCGTTTACCCCCTGGGCGTGGCGGTGGCGGATTTGGAACGCCAGCCCGACCGCACGGTGGAGTGCGCGGTGCGGGCCGCCTTGCGCGCCCACGAGGAGGCGAACGCCCAGGTAATGGTGCTGGGCTGCACCGGCCTGGCCCCGCTTGCCCCCAGGGTGGCTGCCGTCCTGGAGGGGATGGGGCTGGTGGTGCTGGAGCCGATGGCCCTTGCCTTCCGGGCCGCGCAGGTCCTGGCCAGGCTGGGATTGTCCCATTACCGGGGGGGCCTGTATGCCCCTTACCGGGAGCCGCGGGTTGGGAGGATCCAGGGTTGCGGCGCTGAAGGTACCAGCGGGCCTGGGGAGCAAGCAGGGGTGTTCGCGGGCGGGCCTGGCGGCAGGATCGGCGGGGATCCTGATCCCGTAGATGTTTTGCTGGTGAATCCGGTAGTCTCGCCCGGCCTGCTATCATGGGTACCGGAATATGCTCGCACCGTGCTGCCGCCCTGGACCAGGGCAAACGTGAAGGACATCAGCGCAGGACCGCGATGTATAGAAACCTTTTACCAGGAGGCATGTGCCCGTCCCGGTGTGGTGCGGGCAGCGCGCGGTGAGGGCGGGGCATTCGACGTCAGTGTGGTAAACTGCTTCGCCGACCCGGCCGTGCTGGCCCTGCGGGAGTCCACGGGCAGACCTGCTATTGGCCTGGCAGAGGCCAGCTGCAGACTGGCTCTGCTGCTGGGGCACCGCTTCGGGGTGGTATCGACGGGGCGGAACGCCGGCCCCTGGGCCGAGCTGCAGGTCAGGGAGATGGGGTTGACTCATCGGCTGGCGGGTGCGGTGGGGATCGACATAGGGGTCCTGGAACTTTCCAGTGACGAGGCCGTCACGGCGGAAGCAATCCTCTCGGAAGCCCGGAATCTGGTAGGACGGGGGGCGGAGGTGATTGTGCTGGGCTGCGGTGCGATGGCGAAGATGGCCCACGCGGTAGCCGAGAGACTGGACGTACCCGTCCTGGAGCCATTGGCGGTAGCTCTTAACCTGGCCGACCTGGTGGGGAGGGCGAGGCCTTGGCGGAAGAGATGA
- a CDS encoding ABC transporter ATP-binding protein codes for MTPLLEVRGLKRYFPIRTGMLRRVTGWVRAVDGVTFTVSTRGESLGIVGESGCGKSTLARTVLRLVEPTEGRVLFEGRDLTSLRGEELRRMRRHVQMVFQDPYWSLDPRLRVLDIVAEPLRAHVPMGGRQLRERVAELCALVGLPGEFLNRYPHEMSGGQRQRVGVARALALNPSLLVLDEPTSSLDVSVQAQVLNLLADLQVRLGLSYLLISHDIAVVEHMCDRVGVMYLGVLVESGPVEKVLGTPLHPYTQALIGAVPVPDPRRRTLGVPLEGDVPDPSSPPPGCRFWPRCPRARDECRREVPVLRPFAPDHQVACHLV; via the coding sequence ATGACCCCGCTCCTCGAGGTGAGGGGGCTGAAGAGGTACTTCCCCATCAGGACGGGAATGCTGCGTCGGGTGACGGGCTGGGTCCGGGCCGTGGACGGAGTCACCTTCACTGTTTCTACCCGGGGGGAATCACTGGGCATCGTGGGGGAGTCGGGTTGCGGCAAGAGCACCCTGGCCCGCACCGTGCTGCGTCTGGTCGAGCCCACGGAGGGGCGGGTGCTGTTCGAGGGTCGCGACCTCACTTCCCTCAGGGGGGAAGAGTTGCGCCGCATGCGCCGGCACGTGCAGATGGTGTTCCAGGACCCGTACTGGTCCCTGGATCCGCGTTTGCGGGTCCTGGACATCGTGGCGGAGCCCCTGCGCGCTCACGTGCCCATGGGCGGGCGCCAGCTGCGGGAGCGCGTGGCAGAGTTGTGCGCCCTGGTGGGTCTCCCCGGCGAGTTCCTGAACCGCTACCCGCACGAGATGAGCGGGGGCCAGCGGCAGCGGGTGGGCGTGGCCCGCGCCCTGGCGCTCAACCCCTCCCTGCTGGTCCTGGACGAGCCCACCAGTTCCCTGGACGTTTCCGTGCAGGCTCAGGTGCTGAACCTCCTCGCCGACCTGCAGGTCAGGCTGGGACTCTCGTATCTGCTGATTTCCCACGACATCGCCGTAGTGGAGCACATGTGCGACCGGGTGGGGGTGATGTACCTGGGGGTGCTGGTAGAGAGCGGGCCGGTTGAGAAAGTGCTGGGCACGCCGCTGCACCCATACACCCAGGCCCTGATCGGGGCGGTCCCCGTACCCGATCCCCGCCGGCGCACCCTGGGGGTTCCCCTCGAGGGCGACGTTCCCGACCCCTCGTCTCCGCCGCCGGGATGTCGGTTCTGGCCTCGCTGCCCGAGGGCCAGAGACGAGTGCCGGCGCGAAGTACCGGTCCTCCGTCCCTTTGCCCCTGACCACCAGGTAGCCTGCCACCTGGTCTGA